A single region of the Caldilineales bacterium genome encodes:
- a CDS encoding biotin/lipoyl-binding protein, with the protein MSILRVTLDGKTYDIRLQADPSDPEHFLAEVDGRTVEVIAPLGDNQNLLEWAIIGNKPYELALDKDLDWIHTWSGRHTLAIRDLEAAFVRMPGGDGRVKAPIPGLIARLLVEAGTPVEIGQPLLVLEAMKMENEIRATRSGIIADLRVQPGQTVMMGEVLAEIA; encoded by the coding sequence ATGAGCATCCTACGCGTCACCCTCGATGGCAAGACCTACGACATCCGTTTGCAGGCCGATCCATCCGACCCCGAACACTTCCTGGCCGAGGTGGATGGCCGGACGGTGGAAGTCATCGCCCCGCTTGGCGACAACCAGAACTTGTTGGAGTGGGCGATCATCGGCAACAAGCCCTACGAGTTGGCCCTTGACAAAGACCTAGATTGGATTCACACCTGGAGCGGACGCCACACCCTGGCCATCCGCGACCTGGAGGCGGCGTTTGTGCGTATGCCCGGCGGCGATGGTCGGGTGAAGGCGCCCATCCCCGGCCTCATCGCCAGGCTGCTGGTCGAGGCCGGGACGCCGGTCGAGATCGGCCAGCCGCTGCTGGTGTTGGAGGCGATGAAGATGGAGAACGAAATCCGGGCCACGCGCTCAGGGATCATCGCCGACCTGCGCGTGCAGCCTGGCCAGACGGTGATGATGGGCGAGGTGCTGGCCGAGATCGCCTGA
- a CDS encoding ATP-grasp domain-containing protein, with the protein MFKKVLIANRGEIAVRIIRTCRDMGIKTVAVYAPSDQDSLHVRLADESLPLRSPERYADAEALLATARATGAEAIHPGYGFVAENAAFAAMCQETGVVFIGPSPATLARFERKAAMLTTADEAGFCTPPHTDACFDAQDEQALTAAAAGLGYPVVIKSCRGGRGRGTRLAFRAERLAELVRNAQAEAQRIYGDSLVYLERAVWPAYHVDVQILADHHGHIIHLGERCSSLQQHNQKLITETPAPCLTPRQRQHVCQAAVNLARLFDFRGAGTVEFLVGSEGTACFSDFKGRIQVEHPTTEMVSGVDIVAEQLAIAAGQPLRLRQEDVNLSGWAMQCRINAEDPWNHFLPSPGILHRFRLPGGLNVRVDTYGYGGCIVPVRYDSLLALVVTWAEDRAACIRRMQRALQDFVILGVQTNAALHQRIVEHPDFIDGRYDTDFIHHAQLADPAPLADLSDVAIAAAVAYERRNKTPRPVQPQRLQSGWHRSLRQLPV; encoded by the coding sequence ATGTTCAAAAAAGTCCTCATCGCCAATCGCGGCGAAATCGCCGTCCGCATCATCCGCACTTGTCGGGACATGGGAATCAAGACGGTGGCCGTCTATGCGCCCTCTGACCAGGACTCATTGCACGTGCGCCTGGCCGACGAATCCCTGCCGTTGCGCTCGCCCGAACGCTATGCCGATGCCGAAGCCCTGCTGGCCACTGCCCGTGCGACCGGCGCCGAAGCCATCCACCCCGGCTACGGCTTCGTGGCCGAAAATGCCGCTTTTGCCGCCATGTGCCAGGAGACAGGCGTCGTCTTCATCGGGCCTTCGCCTGCCACCCTGGCCCGTTTCGAGCGCAAAGCGGCCATGCTCACCACTGCCGACGAAGCCGGATTCTGCACGCCGCCCCACACCGACGCCTGCTTCGACGCCCAGGATGAGCAAGCCCTGACGGCCGCCGCCGCAGGGCTGGGCTACCCGGTCGTGATCAAGTCCTGCCGGGGCGGTCGCGGTCGCGGCACGCGCCTGGCCTTCCGCGCCGAACGGCTGGCCGAGTTGGTGCGCAATGCTCAGGCCGAGGCCCAACGCATCTATGGCGATAGCCTGGTCTATCTCGAGCGCGCCGTCTGGCCGGCCTATCATGTCGATGTCCAGATCCTGGCCGACCACCACGGCCACATCATCCACCTGGGCGAGCGCTGCAGCTCGTTGCAGCAACACAACCAGAAGCTCATCACCGAGACGCCCGCCCCCTGTCTCACCCCTCGCCAGCGCCAACACGTCTGCCAGGCGGCGGTCAACCTCGCCCGGCTGTTCGACTTTCGCGGCGCCGGCACGGTCGAATTTCTGGTCGGCAGCGAAGGGACGGCCTGCTTCAGCGACTTCAAGGGCCGGATCCAGGTGGAGCACCCCACCACCGAAATGGTCAGCGGCGTCGATATCGTGGCCGAACAGCTGGCCATCGCCGCCGGTCAGCCGCTGCGCCTGCGTCAGGAAGACGTGAACCTGAGCGGTTGGGCCATGCAATGCCGGATCAATGCCGAAGACCCGTGGAACCACTTCTTGCCCAGCCCCGGCATCCTGCATCGCTTCCGGCTGCCCGGCGGGCTGAATGTGCGCGTGGACACCTATGGCTACGGCGGCTGTATCGTCCCCGTGCGTTACGACTCGCTGCTGGCGCTGGTCGTGACCTGGGCCGAAGACCGCGCCGCCTGCATCCGGCGGATGCAGAGGGCCTTGCAGGACTTCGTCATCCTCGGCGTCCAGACCAACGCGGCGCTGCACCAACGCATCGTCGAACACCCCGACTTCATCGATGGCCGCTACGACACCGACTTCATCCATCACGCCCAGCTCGCCGACCCCGCCCCCCTGGCCGACCTGAGCGATGTGGCCATCGCCGCCGCCGTCGCTTACGAGCGCCGCAACAAAACCCCGCGCCCGGTGCAGCCCCAGCGCCTGCAATCGGGCTGGCATCGCTCGCTGCGGCAACTGCCGGTCTGA